The nucleotide window CAGCGTTGGCATAGGCATCCAGCGGCAGTGGCTCTCTGAGCCAGCAGCGTGTTTTCTCGAAATGATAAGCCGGCAGGGTTACTTTTCGTGCGTCCGTGGCCGTATAGTACCTTGCCCAGTCAATGGGGAACTGTTGGAGGTACAGCGCCTGAAAGATTTCCAGCGGAGATTGATGGACAGCTATGACCTGATACAGGAATTCCTTATCCGGATAATTCATCTGCCGCAGTCCGGCAGAGAGGCATCCTTCAGGGCCCAGCTCAATGAACAGCACTTTGCAGGTAGCTGTCTCCCGTTCTATCAGGTTGATGAGCCGCTGCTCCAGTCCGGGGATGGCAGTATCTTCTTCGGCACATTGCTGTATGGCTTCTTCCAGCGACATTTCGCTCAGGGCTACTGCTACGATGAGGTCACCTGTTCCGGTGCCGAGGAGATGTTCTGTTGTGAGTCCTTTCCCTTCTGCAAAACGATACAGGGCATATTGCAGCACAAAGCGGTTAATAGCCGCATTGGTGCTGGTATAATACTGTCTGCATTCGTCGGCATATTTTTTTAATTCCGGTTCACTATTCAGTATTGTTTGCAGGTATTGATCGCTCACCACTGCGTCTCCGGAGAAGAGGAAGATGATTTTTCCGGCGGCTTCTCTGGCTGTGTTTTCCCGGCTGTTTTTTAATTGTTCCATTAATGCTGCTTTGGAAGAAGCGATGATGGAAAGCCGGTGTGGGAAATGTTTGCGGCCATTGTTCAAAGTATAACTGATGTCCGGCAAGGCGGCACTGTGGGGCTGCGAGAGGTAGGCCGCAAAAGTACTCAGATATCCCTGCAGGCTGTTGGATGACCTGGCGGAGAAGTTGAACAGATAAGTGCCGGAAACATCGGTCTGTACGGGGTTAACAGGTGCTTCTTCCAGGAGCACATGACAGTTGGTGCCACTGAGGCCAAAGGAACTGACACCTGCTCTTCTTGGGAAAGGTGCGTTCCAGGGTGTATAATCAGTGTTGATGTAGGTTGCTGAATTTTTAAAATCGATGAAGGGGTTAGGCTCATCAAAATGGATGGAAGGATACAGCTCTTTATGATACAGCGACAGGACGGCCTTTATCAGTCCTGAAATACCCGCTGCGCTGCCTGTATGACCGATGTTGCTTTTGATGGAAGATACCGCACAACTTTGTTTGTTGGCGGTGAAATCCTTAAAGGCAAGGTCCATACCGGCTATTTCAATAGGGTCGCCGAGTTTGGTGCCGCTACCATGTGCTTCTATATAGGAAACGGTACCGGGGTCTATTTCTCCTTTAGTCCATGCTTTCCTGATAACCTCCGATTGTGCCTGGCTGCTGGGGGCGGTGAGACTACCGGACAGCTGGGCATCCTGGTTGGCGGCGCTGCCTTTAATGACTGCATAGATGATATCCTTATCAGCCAGTGCCTGGTCCAGCGGTTTCAGTAAAATGCATCCTACTGCCTCGCCGGCGCCCGTCCCATCTGCTTTTGCAGAAAAGCTCCGGGTCTTGCCATCTCTGGACATAATACCCAGATCAGGATTGTTGGTTTTTTCTGCAGGGAATAATATCAGTCGTACACCGCATGCCAGCGCGTAAGCGGCGTCTCCGCTGTTCAGTTCCTTGCAGGCCATATGGATGGCGAGCAGGGAAGAAGAGCAGGCAGTGTCCAGCATGGTGGCAGTACCTCTGAAATTGAAGAAACGGGAAATTCTACCTGCGGTGGTAGCATTGGTATTGCCGGTGATAATAGTAGGATCAAAACGTTCTGCCAGCTTAGCGTATTCCTGTTCTGTGTCACCGATGAAAACTGCTGTTTCCGTGCCGTTAAAAAAATCGGCCTGATAACCGGCGTTTTCGAGGGTTTCATATACCACTTCCAGCAGCAGGCGCTGGTGAGGGTCCATGTATTCTGCTTCTGCTTTGGAGATATTGAAGAATTTATAATCGAATTTGTCGACATCTTCAATAAAACCCACTTCCATAAATGATTTGCCGGCCGCCAGGGTGGTGGCGGATTTTCTTTCCGGGGAATAATCCCTTACACTGTCTCTGCCTGCTATCAGGTTCTGGCGGAGTGCCGCGATGTTGGCAGCTTCGGGGAATTTTCCTGCCATTCCTATGATTGCAATATCTCTCATGATTCCTGGATTGAAAGGTGTATATAATCAGGGTAGGTGACGTAATCGGTGAGCGGATGGGTGAGGAGTACACCACCATTATCCAGTTTGCCGCCTTCAGTAAAACCGGCAAATTTGTAGGTGATATACATCACACGGTTCCTGTCTGTAGGCAGGAATTCCGCTACCAGCTGGTATCCTTTTTTCTTTGCAAGGTTCATGATATAATTCAGCAATACGGTCCCAACGCCGCGGGACATCACCCTGCACGACATCAGCAGCAGTTTTAAAGTCCACGTATCGTTGCTGCGCTCAACCATGGCAACGCCTATCTTTCCGTAGGAGCCGTATTTATCGGTCAGCTCCGCTACAAAAAGATGATGGTCCGGCGATTTAATCAGCGCTTCCAGCTCTTCATAAGAGTAGGAATAGCCGGTGGCATTTAACTGGTTGGTGCGTACTGTTAATTCCTCTACCCGCTGTAAATCGCTTACCGTAGCGGGTTGTATAGAAAAGGTGAGTTGCAGGGATTCGAGGAATTGTTTATTGTTGCCTATTTCCTGTTCTTCCTGGTTTCTGATATCATCGCTGAGATACATTTTTCTTCTCTCCGCAGATTCCGTGGTGATGAAGCGTGGTTTGCACTGCTGTAGCAGGTTGGCTATACTGTCTACATCGAGGCAGGTCACCTGTTCATGCACAAAAGAAACTTCATCGCGTTCAAAAGGCTGGTCATCAATAAACAGGATGGCATCCATCCCGATATTCAGTTTTTCTTTTATCCTCGCGATGGAGTTGGATTTCAGGTCCCAGCTGATCTGCGGATACAGGAAGTATTCACTGATGCCGAATTTTTCCAGCATCTGCATGGCATCATCGTGGTTATTTTTGCTGGCGATAGAGTTGATGATACCCCAGCTGTCGAGGGTTTTTAAAATATCGGTAATATTTTCTCTCAATACCAGCTGATCATTTTCTGAAAGGATACCATGCCACATGGTATGGTCCAGGTCCCATACCACACATTTCACCGTTTTGCGTTTGGGTTCTTTTGTATGGTTAACTACGTCTTTCATAATCGTTTAATTACAGTTGTTTATACTTCCATGAGTACGGAGCTCCACGCGGCTACGGGGCTGTTGTTCATGATCACCACTTTATCCCCTTTGCGGAAAATGCCTGACTCCACGCCTGTCTGGTAAT belongs to Chitinophaga sp. HK235 and includes:
- a CDS encoding HAD family hydrolase — translated: MKDVVNHTKEPKRKTVKCVVWDLDHTMWHGILSENDQLVLRENITDILKTLDSWGIINSIASKNNHDDAMQMLEKFGISEYFLYPQISWDLKSNSIARIKEKLNIGMDAILFIDDQPFERDEVSFVHEQVTCLDVDSIANLLQQCKPRFITTESAERRKMYLSDDIRNQEEQEIGNNKQFLESLQLTFSIQPATVSDLQRVEELTVRTNQLNATGYSYSYEELEALIKSPDHHLFVAELTDKYGSYGKIGVAMVERSNDTWTLKLLLMSCRVMSRGVGTVLLNYIMNLAKKKGYQLVAEFLPTDRNRVMYITYKFAGFTEGGKLDNGGVLLTHPLTDYVTYPDYIHLSIQES
- a CDS encoding condensation domain-containing protein translates to MRDIAIIGMAGKFPEAANIAALRQNLIAGRDSVRDYSPERKSATTLAAGKSFMEVGFIEDVDKFDYKFFNISKAEAEYMDPHQRLLLEVVYETLENAGYQADFFNGTETAVFIGDTEQEYAKLAERFDPTIITGNTNATTAGRISRFFNFRGTATMLDTACSSSLLAIHMACKELNSGDAAYALACGVRLILFPAEKTNNPDLGIMSRDGKTRSFSAKADGTGAGEAVGCILLKPLDQALADKDIIYAVIKGSAANQDAQLSGSLTAPSSQAQSEVIRKAWTKGEIDPGTVSYIEAHGSGTKLGDPIEIAGMDLAFKDFTANKQSCAVSSIKSNIGHTGSAAGISGLIKAVLSLYHKELYPSIHFDEPNPFIDFKNSATYINTDYTPWNAPFPRRAGVSSFGLSGTNCHVLLEEAPVNPVQTDVSGTYLFNFSARSSNSLQGYLSTFAAYLSQPHSAALPDISYTLNNGRKHFPHRLSIIASSKAALMEQLKNSRENTAREAAGKIIFLFSGDAVVSDQYLQTILNSEPELKKYADECRQYYTSTNAAINRFVLQYALYRFAEGKGLTTEHLLGTGTGDLIVAVALSEMSLEEAIQQCAEEDTAIPGLEQRLINLIERETATCKVLFIELGPEGCLSAGLRQMNYPDKEFLYQVIAVHQSPLEIFQALYLQQFPIDWARYYTATDARKVTLPAYHFEKTRCWLREPLPLDAYANADAASCPVSSADQSPAEETIQLSAVIRDNWSEMEKKIASIWIAVLKLDELSLDDDFFRIGGHSLMATKVISIIEREFGIKLILKDIFAFATVKTLAKGVEELLASGAQQVTYKPIRPAAIQEYYPLAEAQTRLWLIQQSDASLTAYNLPSALLLEGTPDFNKLESVFRTLCQRHESLRTSFHEKQARPVQVIHEKVDFSLQRITGCDTPEAALEQFIQPFDLTRAPLFRAGTATLAADKHLLLFDMHHIISDGVSLGVFISELVQLYHGETLSPLTVQYKDYTAWQQELFNDGGLARLEDFWTKQLSGALPVLQMPTDKPRPAVQSFAGEKLHFLLPAQQVQSIQELAVSTGTTPFMVLLAAYNILLHKYTGQEDILVGSPVAGRSHSDLDNIVGMFVNTLVLRNKPAAEKTFIQLLEEVKENALNAFEHQDYPFAVLVEKLDSKKDPSRNPLFDVVFVLQNLDIPDIRLDGLTIAPCPLRTGTAQFDLTMEVNERAGDWPVKIEYSTALFEEESILLMKERFLVLLQDILNNPASAIHTLSWRIPEEITSKPESLDIAFNF